One window of the Endomicrobium proavitum genome contains the following:
- a CDS encoding rubredoxin-like domain-containing protein, translating into MNVAINSAAELAEIIRKNAQEKSYFLNYDQERVNALIDGLFTNLNRYGYTSCPCRLSCGKYRKDEDIICPCIYMESDVAKYGACFCGLYISKQIFETKIPYPPIPESRPRNRNYALLDKDGNKASVIVWKCKVCGYEYVGDNPPDKCPKCGSAKTLFEKKETEPVVETIWECGLCGYEHTGDNPPDKCPKCGAAKALFKKKS; encoded by the coding sequence ATGAACGTTGCAATAAATTCTGCTGCAGAACTTGCAGAAATTATAAGAAAAAACGCGCAGGAAAAAAGTTATTTTTTAAATTATGATCAAGAGCGCGTGAATGCGCTTATTGACGGACTTTTTACAAATTTAAATCGTTACGGTTATACATCGTGCCCGTGCAGATTGTCTTGCGGGAAATATCGGAAAGATGAAGATATTATTTGTCCATGCATTTACATGGAAAGCGATGTTGCAAAATACGGCGCATGTTTTTGCGGGCTTTATATTTCAAAGCAAATATTTGAAACAAAAATTCCGTATCCGCCTATACCTGAAAGCCGCCCGAGAAACAGAAATTACGCTTTACTTGATAAAGACGGCAATAAAGCCTCTGTAATAGTTTGGAAATGTAAAGTTTGCGGGTATGAATACGTAGGGGACAATCCTCCGGACAAATGCCCAAAATGCGGTTCTGCAAAAACGCTGTTTGAAAAAAAAGAAACAGAACCCGTTGTAGAAACTATTTGGGAATGCGGTCTTTGCGGATATGAACATACCGGAGATAATCCTCCCGATAAATGTCCCAAATGCGGCGCTGCAAAAGCTCTTTTTAAGAAAAAAAGTTAA
- a CDS encoding glutaredoxin family protein produces the protein MSIHHVDGTNAKNSVFLYALSTCPWCKKTKALLNELNVKYDYIDVDLIIGAEQDKVVADIEAVNPQGGFPTLVINKTNVIVGYRPEEIKEALA, from the coding sequence ATGTCCATACATCACGTTGACGGGACAAATGCGAAAAATTCTGTTTTTCTTTATGCTTTAAGTACATGTCCATGGTGCAAAAAAACCAAAGCTCTTTTGAATGAATTAAATGTGAAATACGATTATATTGACGTAGATCTTATTATAGGCGCCGAGCAGGATAAAGTTGTTGCAGATATTGAAGCGGTAAATCCTCAAGGCGGTTTTCCTACTCTTGTTATAAATAAAACAAATGTCATTGTAGGCTACAGACCGGAAGAAATAAAAGAAGCTTTAGCATGA